A DNA window from Drosophila biarmipes strain raj3 chromosome 2R, RU_DBia_V1.1, whole genome shotgun sequence contains the following coding sequences:
- the LOC108036334 gene encoding hydroxymethylglutaryl-CoA synthase 1 yields the protein MASHWPQNVGIRAIEVLFPSQYVDQTELETFDGASAGKYTIGLGQAKMGFCSDREDVNSLCLTVVSRLLERYHVKHSEIGRLEVGTETIVDKSKSVKSVLMQLFAESGNTDIEGIDTTNACYGGTAALFNAVNWVESSSWDGRLALAVCADIAVYAKGAARPTGGAGAVAMLVGPNAPLVFDRGLRATHMEHAYDFYKPDLSSEYPTVDGKLSIQCYLSALDTCYRLYRKKFDQQQKDSSKEPASLSTFDAILFHTPFCKLVQKSVGRLSFNDFLLSSEAERAKQFPGLERFNSSTLESTYFDRDVEKAFLTQSAEIFASKTKKSLLLANQVGNMYTPSVYSGLVSLLIGEPAKELVGKRIGVFSYGSGLAASMYSISVTQDAAAFQQFVSKLDYVQPLLNSREKVAPEQFSALMEVREKNNHAAPYTPTGSIAILFPGTYYLKEVDSLHRRTYERTPTISNGVH from the coding sequence ATGGCATCCCACTGGCCCCAGAACGTCGGAATACGCGCCATCGAGGTGCTCTTCCCCTCCCAGTACGTGGACCAGACCGAGCTGGAGACCTTCGACGGCGCCTCCGCGGGCAAGTACACAATTGGCCTGGGTCAGGCCAAGATGGGCTTCTGCTCGGACCGCGAGGACGTGAACTCGCTCTGCCTGACGGTTGTGAGCCGCCTGTTGGAGCGGTACCATGTGAAGCACTCGGAGATCGGGCGACTGGAGGTCGGCACCGAGACCATCGTGGACAAGTCCAAGTCGGTGAAGTCTGTGCTGATGCAGCTGTTCGCCGAGAGCGGGAACACGGACATCGAGGGCATCGACACCACAAACGCCTGTTACGGCGGCACGGCGGCGCTCTTCAACGCCGTTAACTGGGTGGAGTCCTCCAGTTGGGATGGCCGCCTGGCTCTGGCTGTTTGTGCTGACATCGCCGTATATGCCAAGGGTGCAGCGCGCCCCACTGGCGGAGCTGGTGCAGTAGCCATGCTGGTGGGCCCAAATGCGCCGCTGGTCTTCGATCGTGGCCTTCGCGCCACGCACATGGAGCACGCCTACGACTTTTACAAGCCGGACCTCAGCTCCGAGTACCCCACGGTGGACGGCAAGCTGTCCATTCAGTGCTACCTGTCCGCCCTGGACACCTGCTACAGGCTGTACCGCAAGAAGTTCGACCAGCAGCagaaggatagctccaaggagcCAGCCAGCCTGAGCACCTTCGACGCCATCCTGTTCCACACTCCCTTCTGCAAGCTGGTGCAGAAGTCCGTGGGTCGCCTGAGCTTCAACGACTTCCTGCTAAGCAGCGAGGCGGAGCGGGCGAAGCAGTTCCCCGGCCTGGAGCGATTCAATAGCTCCACTCTGGAGAGCACCTACTTCGATCGCGATGTGGAGAAGGCCTTCCTCACGCAGTCAGCGGAAATCTTCGCCAGCAAGACCAAGAaatcgctgctgctggccaaccAGGTGGGCAACATGTACACCCCGTCGGTGTACTCAGGCCTAGTGTCCCTGCTGATCGGAGAGCCGGCTAAGGAGTTGGTGGGAAAACGCATTGGAGTGTTCTCCTACGGATCCGGACTGGCCGCCTCCATGTACTCAATAAGTGTGACCCAGGATGCGGCCGCCTTCCAGCAGTTCGTCTCGAAGCTGGACTACGTGCAGCCGCTGCTGAATTCGCGGGAGAAAGTGGCGCCAGAGCAGTTCTCCGCCCTGATGGAAGTGCGGGAGAAGAACAACCATGCGGCGCCCTACACGCCCACAGGCAGCATCGCCATCCTGTTCCCCGGCACCTACTACCTGAAGGAGGTGGACTCGCTGCACCGCCGCACCTACGAGCGCACGCCGACCATCAGCAATGGGGTACACTAG
- the LOC108036611 gene encoding nuclear pore glycoprotein p62, with protein MVFQLPTTTAAPIGGASSFSFGLSTGTPAAAAAPGAPAAVPATKPTFSFGGPAAAPVNLGGGDADNSKAQAPPAFGFGLGAPASTPLTLGTSVANPVATSATSSATSAAPPAFGGFLAQPTASVAPSVATSTPNTAAPATGLLGGTGLGLGAPKSTAAAPTTLTAAPAAAAPQLGGAPAPTLSTGGAFANLTTETKTTDSSAVSTASQLSYNQLEEHINKWTLEFEEQEKVFTEQATQINAWDKLLISNNQKIVELNDAVKKVKTDQQVLDQELEFIATQQKELEDSLAPLEKEFANLPRVDMERSQTYLMVENLDTQLKQMSEDLKEIIDNLNEANKGQDTTDPIIQIGKILNAHMSSLQWIESQSSNICKKLDDIGKIQDSQKRDIFRAPY; from the coding sequence ATGGTATTCCAGTTGCCCACAACCACGGCGGCCCCCATAGGAGGCgcctcctccttctcctttgGCCTGAGCACGGGAACACccgctgccgccgcagctCCAGGAGCACCAGCCGCCGTTCCCGCCACAAAACCCACATTCTCTTTCGGAGGCCCAGCGGCTGCTCCAGTTAATCTAGGCGGTGGAGATGCGGACAACAGCAAGGCACAGGCTCCGCCGGCATTCGGATTTGGCCTGGGAGCACCCGCTTCCACTCCCCTCACGCTGGGCACTTCGGTCGCCAATCCGGTAGCCACTTCTGCAACTTCCAGTGCAACCTCCGCCGCTCCGCCCGCCTTTGGAGGCTTCTTGGCCCAGCCGACGGCATCGGTGGCACCCAGCGTGGCCACCAGCACACCAAACACGGCGGCTCCCGCCACAGGACTGCTGGGCGGCACAGGATTAGGGCTAGGAGCCCCAAAGAGCACTGCGGCTGCTCCCACAACTCTGACCGCAGCTCCAGCGGCCGCAGCTCCGCAACTGGGAGGTGCACCGGCTCCAACTCTTAGCACTGGCGGAGCATTCGCCAATTTAACCACTGAAACCAAGACCACGGACTCCTCGGCCGTCTCCACAGCATCCCAGCTGTCGTACAACCAGCTGGAGGAACACATAAACAAGTGGACGCTGGAGTTTGAGGAGCAGGAAAAGGTATTCACCGAACAGGCCACTCAGATCAACGCCTGGGACAAACTACTCATTAGCAACAACCAGAAGATCGTGGAGCTCAACGATGCCGTCAAGAAGGTAAAGACCGACCAGCAAGTACTCGACCAGGAGCTGGAGTTCATAGCCACGCAGCAGAAGGAGCTGGAGGACAGTCTGGCGCCGCTGGAGAAGGAGTTCGCGAATCTCCCTAGGGTGGACATGGAGCGCAGTCAGACCTATTTGATGGTGGAGAACCTGGACACGCAGCTGAAGCAGATGTCCGAGGACCTCAAGGAAATCATCGACAACCTTAACGAGGCCAACAAGGGCCAGGACACCACTGATCCTATCATTCAGATAGGCAAGATCCTCAACGCCCACATGAGCTCCCTGCAGTGGATCGAATCGCAGTCGTCGAACATCTGCAAGAAGCTGGACGACATTGGCAAGATTCAGGACTCCCAGAAGCGGGACATCTTTCGAGCTCCCTATTAA
- the LOC108036336 gene encoding alpha-N-acetylgalactosaminidase: protein MYGTWGVLLGGILLLQVLQPTLGLDNGLALKPPMGWMSWERFRCITDCQLYPDECISENLFRRHADLLVSEGYADAGYEYIIIDDCWLEKNRDNVTQKLVPDKKRFPNGLNALSDHIHNKGLKFGLYQDYGTNTCAGYPGVIKHMKLDAQTFADWDVDYVKLDGCYANISDMATGYPEFGRLLNETGRPMVYSCSWPAYQEDAGEMPDYESLKKHCNLWRNWDDIDDSLESVMQIMDYFAKNQDRIQPHGGPGHWNDPDMLLLGNYGLSYDQSKLQMAIWAIMAAPLIMSNDLAAVRPEIKEILQNREVIAVNQDELGIQGLRVLTRSQIEVWRRPITPVTKSGHHSYAVAFVSRRDDGAPYRIPFTAKDLKLLNPKGYRVQDLFDASSKLGVFKSDSQFFTRVNPNGVTFYKFTAL, encoded by the exons ATGTACGGAACGTGGGGCGTCTTGTTGGGCGGGATCCTCCTGCTACAAGTTCTACAACCAACTCTGGGCCTCGATAATGGTCTGGCACTCAA GCCGCCCATGGGTTGGATGTCCTGGGAGCG TTTCCGTTGCATAACCGACTGTCAACTCTATCCCGACGAGTGCATCAG TGAGAACCTCTTCCGAAGACATGCGGATCTTCTGGTTTCCGAGGGCTACGCGGACGCTGGCTACGAGTACATCATAATAGATGATTGCTGGCTGGAAAAGAATCGCGACAACGTTACCCAGAAACTGGTGCCAGACAAGAAACGCTTTCCCAACGGACTAAACGCGTTATCCGATCAT ATACACAACAAGGGCTTGAAGTTTGGTTTGTACCAGGACTACGGCACCAATACCTGCGCGGGCTATCCCGGCGTGATAAAACACATGAAGCTGGATGCCCAGACCTTCGCGGACTGGGATGTGGACTATGTGAAGCTGGATGGATGCTATGCCAATATCAGCGACATGGCCACCGGGTATCCGGAGTTCGGACGCCTTCTAAATGAAACGGGTCGTCCTATGGTGTACTCCTGCAGTTGGCCAGCTTATCAAGAGGATGCCGGCGAAATGCCCGACTATGAGTCCCTCAAGAAGCACTGCAATCTGTGGCGCAACTGGGACGATATCGATGATTCCCTGGAGTCAGTCATGCAGATCATGGACTACTTTGCCAAGAACCAAGACAGGATTCAGCCGCATGGCGGGCCAGGCCACTGGAACGATCCCGacatgctgctgctgggcaacTATGGTCTGAGCTACGATCAAAGCAAGCTGCAGATGGCTATTTGGGCGATTATGGCGGCGCCTCTCATCATGTCCAATGATCTGGCGGCAGTACGTCCTGAGATCAAGGAAATTCTGCAGAATCG AGAGGTTATTGCTGTCAACCAGGACGAGCTGGGCATCCAGGGGCTTCGGGTTTTGACTCGCAGCCAAATCGAAGTCTGGAGACGACCCATTACGCCGGTGACCAAGAGTGGGCATCACTCCTATGCCGTGGCTTTCGTCAGTCGCCGGGATGACGGAGCTCCCTACAGGATCCCATTCACAGCCAAGGACCTCAAGCTGCTCAATCCCAAGGGATACCGCGTGCAGGATCTGTTCGATGCCAGCAGTAAGCTGGGGGTCTTCAAGTCGGACAGCCAGTTCTTCACTCGCGTCAATCCCAATG GCGTAACTTTCTACAAGTTTACTGCGTTGTAA